In a genomic window of Theropithecus gelada isolate Dixy chromosome 15, Tgel_1.0, whole genome shotgun sequence:
- the FOXB2 gene encoding forkhead box protein B2 has product MPRPGKNSYSDQKPPYSYISLTAMAIQHSAEKMLPLSDIYKFIMERFPYYREHTQRWQNSLRHNLSFNDCFIKIPRRPDQPGKGSFWALHPDCGDMFENGSFLRRRKRFKVLRADHTHLHAGSTKGAPGAGPGGHLHPHHHHHPHPHHHHHHHAAAHHHHHHHPPQPPPPPPPPPHMVHYFHQQPPTAPQPPPHLPSQPPQQPPQQSQPQQPSHPGKMQEAAAVAAAAAAAAAAAVGSVGRLSQFPPYGLGSAAAAAAAAAASTSGFKHPFAIENIIGRDYKGVLQAGGLPLASVMHHLGYPVPGQLGNVVSSVWPHVGVMDSVAAAAAAAAAAGVPVGPEYGAFGVPVKALCHSASQSLPAVPVPIKPTPALPPVSALQPGLTVPAASQQPPAPSTVCSAAAASPVASLLEPTAPTAAESKGGSLHSVLVHS; this is encoded by the coding sequence ATGCCGCGGCCGGGGAAGAACTCGTACAGCGACCAAAAGCCGCCCTACTCTTACATCTCGCTGACCGCCATGGCAATCCAGCACTCGGCAGAGAAGATGCTGCCTCTGAGCGACATCTACAAGTTTATCATGGAGCGCTTCCCCTACTACCGCGAGCACACCCAGCGCTGGCAGAACAGCCTGCGCCACAACCTCTCCTTCAACGACTGCTTCATCAAGATTCCGCGGCGCCCCGACCAGCCTGGCAAGGGTAGCTTCTGGGCGCTGCACCCCGACTGCGGTGACATGTTCGAGAACGGCAGCTTCCTGCGGCGTCGCAAGCGCTTCAAGGTGCTGCGCGCCGACCATACTCATCTGCACGCGGGAAGCACCAAGGGCGCGCCAGGCGCCGGGCCGGGAGGGCACCTTCAccctcatcaccaccaccacccccacccccatcaccaccatcatcaccacgcTGCCGcgcaccaccaccatcaccaccacccaccccagccgccgccgccgcccccgccgccgccgcacATGGTGCACTATTTCCACCAGCAACCGCCTACTGCTCCGCAGCCGCCTCCGCATCTCCCGTCGCAGCCCCCGCAGCAACCGCCCCAGCAGTCGCAGCCTCAGCAGCCGTCTCATCCCGGCAAGATGCAGGAGGCGGCGGCCgtggcggcggcagcggcggcggccgCGGCAGCCGCGGTGGGCAGTGTGGGACGCCTGTCTCAGTTCCCACCTTATGGGCTGGGCTcggccgccgccgctgccgccgcggCCGCGGCGTCCACATCAGGCTTCAAGCACCCCTTTGCCATTGAGAACATTATTGGCCGGGACTACAAGGGCGTGCTGCAGGCTGGAGGGCTGCCCTTGGCGTCCGTCATGCATCACCTGGGCTACCCCGTGCCCGGCCAGCTCGGCAACGTCGTCAGCTCAGTGTGGCCGCACGTTGGCGTCATGGATTCAGTGGccgccgccgcggccgccgcAGCCGCAGCCGGAGTCCCAGTAGGCCCGGAGTATGGGGCCTTCGGGGTCCCGGTCAAGGCCCTGTGCCACTCGGCAAGCCAGAGCCTGCCTGCCGTGCCGGTGCCCATCAAGCCCACGCCTGCGCTGCCGCCCGTGTCCGCGCTGCAGCCGGGGCTCACTGTCCCCGCGGCTTCGCAGCAGCCTCCGGCGCCATCCACCGTGTGCTCCGCGGCCGCGGCCTCGCCAGTTGCCTCTCTGCTGGAGCCCACAGCCCCTACTGCGGCGGAGAGCAAGGGCGGCTCCTTGCACTCGGTGCTAGTGCACTCCTAG